GCCCCGCCTTCATACAGTAACCTCAGCTTTGCTGTTGGTGCTCAGGTGCCCAGGTGCACGGCCCGTGCAGCCATAAAGGCCAGGGGGCTGCGTGCCAAAAGCTTCAGGCAGCTTCTCCACGCTGAACTGGCGCCGGGGCGGGCGGCCGGACCGCCGAGGAGCAGGGGACACCTGAGCCGCCAGGTGGCCACGGGGGTCAGGCCGAGCCAGGCGGCTGGTGGTCCAGGCCTTGCAGTGGCCCATCGGGGTGGGGCCGGAAGGGGGCACGTAGCCGGGAGGGGCCCATGGGCAGGCGTCAAGCAGCGCAGGCAAGTCCTCAGGGGGCCGAGGGGCCCTTGATGGCAGGGTCAGTGGGGCGGGCGCAGGTGCTGGAAAATTCTGGTAGAAGTTCTTCTGGGAGGCCTctgtggggacagagcagggcatgttggggggcagggcggggataGGCTGTCTGAGACACAGCTTTCCACACCCGGGGCTCTGGGTCCCTTGAGGGGCCCCAGACAGTCGGCCTGGTCAGGGTACGGGGCACAGCTGCGGCAGGGGGCCCCTATAGAAGCTGGCTGGAGCGCTGACCAGCAAGGCTGGGGTCTCTGCCACTCCAGTGGGCCCCGTGCTACTTGCACAGACTCAGCCACTCACCTGAGGGCTTCAGCGCCGTTGCCTTGAGGGTGGCACACTTAGCGTAACCCGCCTGCAGCGTCCTGCTGCCACCGCCCTGCAGCCGGGGGCCACGCAGGGGTCCCAGTGTCGCGGACCCCAGGGGCACGTTGTTGTGGAGTTTCTTGTCTAGAGCGGGAGGGGGAAGATGAGACTCAGCCCGCTGACCAGAGGGCTCTGCACCTATGCTACCACCTCTGCTCGGCCCTCTCCCCAACGGCAGTTCAGTTGAGTGGCTATTTGGGTGAGACTGAAAGTGGAGCCTGACTTCATGGCACAATATCCAGCGTCCGGAACAGGGCCTGGCTCAGAATGACATGAATAGCAGCCAGTCCTAAGTGGGTGCTAACCTAATGGGATGATTCGCCAGCGTATTCAGCTTGAGCCAGGCACTGAGTCCCAGGACCTGACGTGGTGGAGAGGGAATGTCTGGGCATTAGAGcccatggcggggggggggggacggggagtgtgtgtgtgttcaagccTACCGCTACAACAAGAGGCCAAGAGGGAGGCTCCAGCCTAGAGGAAAAGGCCTTCAGGAGGCCATAGACCCTGGCCAGGCAGACCCCAGGGTGCTGAGCCGGAGCCTGGAACCACAGCCTGAGCTGGCGATCCCTTTATCTGGAACCTCCCTCAGAGTCCTTGAGGCTGGAGGTTGCAGGACCCCTCAGAGGGTTTCCCTCCACCAGGGGGGAGCCCACCTGCATGCCCATCCCCCACTCACACCTGCAGGGGCGGCAGCTCATTTCCCTTGGGGAAGCAGGCCTTTCAGAGCCTCTTGCCCCTCAGCACAGCCCTTCCCTTGCTCCCAGGCCCATCACGGACCAGGGAGACCCAGTGCTGTGGACCAGCAGATGCCCACCCATCAGCCTGCTCACCTGTGCTGTTGTGGGGGGAGCCCTGGGGGAGGCCATCAGCCATCTGCACCTGGACACAGGTACCCAGAGGTGAACCCAGAGGTGGAGGCAGTGGCTCCTGGGGGCCAGGCTGCTTCAGAAGTTCGGTCAGTGTCCTGTGGGAAAGAGGGATGAGAAGCAGCCCCCTCAGGTTCCTGCTTCCCCATCACCCAGGCTCTGCCCTATCGAAGGCCAGCCCCGGCCACCACTACCTCACTGTGTGGCCCTGGACAACTctctcaacctctctgggcctcccttcttctcccctctGATTGACCTTATGCATGTAGTTTCCCCTACCAGGCACACCTGTGGCCCCAACGTGGCCACTTCCCACAGCAGGTCAGGAAACTGATGGGCTCGTTTAACCAAGGCCACCTTGTTTTccaatccctcccctccccctccccagagtCTGCTTTCCAAGACCCTTGAGTTCAGCCTCCTCCCTCAACACAAGTTCTGTGAGCGTATCAGTCTCCTGGACCTGCtcatgctgctgcttctgctgacAATGTCCTTTCCTTCGTCTCCTCCCATAAAACTACCCATTCTTCAAGCCCCACCAGcatgcctcctccaggaagcctaaAGAAGTCCTacctagccctggccgggtggctcggttgattggagcatcatcccgtacaccagaaaaggttgtgggtttgatccccagtcagggcacatacctgggttgggggttcgttccctggtcagggcacatatgagaggcaaccagtcaatgtttctctttcacgtcAATGTTTGCcgccctctctcttccccctcctctctctctaaaatctataaaactACATCCttaggtgagtattaaaaaaagggggggtctACCTAACTCCCCTCCTGCAGTGGGGTCTTCTGCTGGGTCCTGGGACATAGCTGCCAGCACAGGCATGGAGGACAGATGAGGGAGAGGGAGCCAGGAGCCCCCCTGTGGCAGCCCAACATCaaaggctgtgtgaccttgggcaggggCCCCCCTGAATACAAGGATACGCAGCCCCAATCCAGCTGTGACAGTGACTGATATAGCCTTCCCAGAAGACAGCCACCTTTGGCGCCCACAACCCATGATTTTCTCCCAGCTCGCTCCAACCCCCTTTGGGGTCCAGGCCTCAAATGGCTCATTCATGAAGAATCACACTGGAGGTGGGACATCCGGGGCAGACACAGTTTGGCTGCGATGTGGCGGGGTCTAAAAGCCGCCTCGTGCCTGCCTGAACTAACCTGCACATGCTGCCCACCCCTCAGCCACCCTCCTCATCTCTAGGTAAACACCCCTCACTCAACTCTCCCAAACACCTGAGTAATTTTCATGCCTTTGGGCCTTTGCACAAACTTTCTCTAGGGACAGCGACAGCTCCCATCTAAGCCCTCTGCAAAGCGTTTCCTGACCTTTAATCTGGACATGGCAGAATTAAGGGGGAGACGTGGCGGGAGCACAAGGGGTCACAACACACCCGCAGGTGAGCTCAAGCTGGGTTTCAGGTCTCCCCACAGGAGAAAAGGGGGTAAGGACACGGGGAGCCTGAAGCTCAAAGAGGAAAGGACTGACCCCGGCCCCATAGCACATTAGGGGCAGGCCCGCTCTTCCTGAAGCTTCACCAGACCTGCTTCCCAGTCCGTGCAGATGAAGTAGGTTTGAGGTGAACCTGTCAGCTAGGCTGCCCCAGGCACCCCCTCTCTACCATTATAGCCCTCAGCTCCTGCTGCCCCACTCTGGTCAAGCACATGCCCTATCCTCACCCCCTCACCACGCGTGAGGGACTCCAAGCTCAgggggccccagccccacccttgcAGCATCCAggttccagccccagctctgccttgcAGCTGTCTGAGATGGGTGAGCTAAACGGTCTGGGGACAAGGAGTGCTGTGGGGTGCCGAAGAGGCACTCATCCTCTGTCCCTGAGGTCTAGGAGGGGGAAAGCATCCACAGCTGGCCCACCCAGGCATGGGGACTTCTGTTATTGTCACTTTACTAGCCTGTCACATGCAAAGTCAGCACCTACTTGCCCAAGGGAAACAGGACCTGGGTGAACGAGAAGGGCCGAAACCCCAGTACGTGAGGgtggctgggggcatgtgagtgtGGCCGTGTGGGTGAGGGCTCCAGGGTCAGGACATAGTCCCTGAGTCCCTAACCCAGTGAGAAGGGGAACCTGGGTCCTGGGCATCCTGCTTTACACAAAGCTCCGAACTCAGCAAGCACCTGTCTAGGCCTCCCACACACGTCCGCCCCTTTCTAGGGGTACTGAGTAGGGTGAGTTGGGGAGGCCTTCTGAAACCTAAAGGAAAGGTCAGGCCTGAGTCACAGCtatgggagggcagggagggaggtggaaggagggagaagtgagggGAGAAGCTGGAGGGAGACAGCCAAAAGGGCTACAGAACATGCCCCCTACCCGCCATTCTTTCTGGGCCGAAGACACCCAACAatatgccccacccccaccccgcgctAGTGGGGCTCAGGCTCCAGACCCCCTCCCCTGGGCGCTGCCATTGTGCCCTCTGCCCACTCAGGTGGAAGCGGGGAGCCGCGGGGGAGAGCGGCCCAGCACCCACCTCTGCCAGAAGGTCAAGGGGAGACAAGGCGGTATCAACTATCTCCCTCCgtgaagtggggggtggggtgggggttgggagtgggggAGACGGATAGAGTTCCGAGGGGGGCACGAAGGATGAAGGGTAGCGAGGGGGCGCCCACCGGGTAGTCAGGCTGTCCAAGCGGAATGTGCCGGGATCCCCGGCCAGTGCGCGCTCACCTGGTCACCGTGCGCCGCGCGCGCGGACTGTGCGCCTTCTCCAGGCCCAGGCGCACCCCGATGCCGGTCAGTACCAGCAACGCGGCGACGCCGCAAACCGCGTAGACGGCCATGTGGCTGCGCTCGCGGCCCGGGTCCCGGGGCACGACGGGGTCGCGGGCTCGCGCCGGCGGCCGGCCGGTCTGCACCCAGGCCGGCGTGTCGTAGTTGGAACAGCGGCTCTGATCGAGGCGCCGTGGCCCGTCGTGGCAGCAAAAGCGGTAGCCGCACGTGCCGCAGCAGAAGCTGTAGGCGCCCGAGCTGCAGTTGAAGGGCGGGTCCCACTGGCCCATCACGTCGTAGTAGCCACGGCAGCGGTCGCCGCCGGCCGGGGCTGCCGTGCTGGGTGCCGCGGCCTCCTCTGCCTCGGGGGCCCCCGCGCCGCCCGACGGCGGCCGCGCCAGAAACAGCAACAGCCCCAGCGCGAGCCGGAGCCCCCGCGGGCAGTAGCCACTGCGCAGCTCCCGCACGCTGGCCCGCTCCATCGGGCCCGCACCTTCGGCTACAGCGCCCCGCGCATGGCTGCGCGCCGCGGCTCCCTCCGTGCCCGCAGGGATGGCGCGGGGCCCGCTTCCCAGGCGCTGGATCCCGGCGGATGCCTCCTCGGCCGTCAGCCTCCTCCGAGGACTCCAGACCCGGGTGGGCTCGACCCGAGCTCTCGGGGCCGGTGGGCGCGTCCTCCGCCTGGGCTCACTTCGGACTCGAGCCGGCCAGTGTGCGCCTTAGGACGTCGCCCGGTCCGGGCGGCGGATCCTCACCTGCGCGTGGCCCCGTGCCTCTCCCCAGCCCAGCGAGTGTGCGGGTCCCGGGCCTAGCGGGAAGGCTTTCCCGCCGCCCGCTCCGCGCTGCCCGCGCTCTGGCTGCGGCTCCGGCTCCTGCTCCGCGCGGACTAGggcgggcgggggagggagggagcgagcgCGGGAAGGAACGAGCCGAGCCGGAGGAGGAGCGCTGCCGCCTCCAGGGGCGGGAGGGGACGCGGCGGGGCCCGCACAGCCGGGACGCCCCACGGGACCTGCCCCGAAGGCCTCCCCAGGTCATTCCTCGGAACTGGGCGCTCCAAGGGTTCGGCTACGGCGCTCCGGGCTGTTGCTTCGGCCACTGGGCCCTCCGCGGCGCGCCTGTGTCTTACAGGTGAGGGTACCGAGGGGACAGAGCAGCCCCGTGAATGTCGttgctgtcccccacccctccgcCTCCTTCGCGTCCCCCCCTTCAGTTCTGAGCGAGAAAGAGGCGTGTGACACGGGGAAGTCCTTTCCCTCTCTGCGTGTCGATTTTTCCCGCCTGTCACCTGGGAAGGAGACCCCCTGCAGAGCCGCTGCACAGGGACAAATGCGGGTCCCCTCTCCGCGGCCCGGGGCGCAGCGTTAACCCAGGGGCTCGCGCCCTGGTCCCAGAACCTCCCGGACACTGGACTGGGGTCCGGGTATCTACGGTGCCGACGGGCAAGGCCGGGCCGAGGCCCTCCAGAGATCGCTCCGCCACCCTGGGTGTGCGCCGCAGGCAGACTGGGTAGCCCGGGCCAACGACGACGGGGGCTGGGCCATTGGCGGACCCTCTGCCGCGCCCCGCGCGGGGTCCGCGGGCCCTTCCACAAGCCCTGGGCGAGGGGGCGGGCACGGAACGTGGACTGGCCGAGAGCACGTCCGGCCTTGTTTATCTAAATCGGGTCTACCTGGAGAGTGTGAACAAGCAGGAGCGCCttgctcctctctgcctcagtctctCATCTTAACATTAAAAACTCCCTGGAGGGCAGATTCATTATGCGCCCCCCCACCCAAGAGGCAGAGGTCACTATGGTGTCTCTCCCCTTATCCAGATGCGAACACCAAAGGGGTTCAGTTCGGCCCAGTGTCTCCACAGAGCGCAGGCCTGCGCCATGTCTGCTGAATGAACGAATGAAGTGACTCTGGTCTCTAGTGCCTATAAAATGAAGAATTCGGGCTCATTGGGTCTGCTCCTCTTCGCATCCTGTCTTCACTCAGAGACTAGGATCAGCTTATAAAGAtagaggaggtgggagaagagggagaaggattTACATTTTGAGGAGGGTCAAGTCCTGTTGCCGAGATGAGGGGCTGACAGGCTAATTTCAGGCACTAGTGGGCTAAGACAGGAAAGGGGGGTGGCCTCCCTACAACACCCACCCCTCTCAGGGCGATTCGATTCCTTGTGCCCTGGCTAAAgacagccccgccccctcctccccccacaaacGTGCCTCTGATCCAGCCTCGAAGACCCCGCCCTGTTGAAACACTATTACaaatttggagaaaaagaaaataaataagcaaaggaATGAAATGAAATCGCCTTAATCCCATCACCAGGGACAACTGATGCTAAAATGTCACACTTTACATACCATTTTGTAAATGGTTTTGTTCACTCTTTTTTAATTACCTTCCAACACGGTATATTTGGTTCCCTTTGCTTAGTTTACATTTTGATGCCAAACTTTCAGTTTGTTATTCTGCTTAAGACTTTGTAGCTGTGTTCGCAGGTGCGTCCTTTCCTGCTTCCTTGAGGAATAGAATccatgccccacccaccctctgcccagctgccctctAGGTTACCAGACCTGTGAGGGTGGCCGATTGATTCTCCACCCTATTCCACCCTACTGCTGAGCACCAGGTTTAAAAAGGCTTATCTCAGCCTCCTGGGACTATGGTCTCTTCCCAGGCAGGGTGACTCTACtgggcccagagcccagagccccttCTTTCTTGCCTCCACTCTCCTGGCATCAGTGGGTGCTCTGCTCAGCTTCCCCCCCATGTCAACCcccatcatatatatatatgtccaaCAAAGGAACATGTTtcagtcccctcccacccccaggggctgAGGTCCaacctccagctcctcccacaccCATGCTTCCTTCCCATCTCAGTCTGGTCAGACCATCTTTAGTGGTCAGCCAGCAACCAGAGATGCCACATCTACTAGGTCCATGCCCAGCACTCAATGCCCTCTCTGTGTGAGCATACAGCTtggagggggggtggggcaggaagaggggggaAAGCAAAGAGAGACCACAGCTGGCTGGTTGAGCCCTGGGCGTTGGTCATCCATTCAGCTGACACTATCCCCaggtacccagccatgtgccAGGCAAGGGGACCCACACATGGAGCAGTCCAGCTTTGGAGCAACCCCTTTGCCCAGGCTGCCCTCCCAGACCTGAGGTCTCCGTCCCTAGCACCAGAGTACTTGCCCCCTGTCTCCTCTGCTCGCCAGCCCCCAAGCCTGTGTCACCAAAAATTGTCCATTGATCCAGGCTTAAAATAACCCCGGCATCTGCAGTGAGCCCCAAGGGGCGGGCAGAGGAGCCGAGTCTCTGAGCCTGAAGGgcacctgccccgccccccagctgcAAGTGCTGGCGGCTTGAGTGTGCGGGTGTGTGCCTGCTCACGAATTTGAGCGTGTGCATGCCGGGGCTACTGTGACTCTGGTGCCTTCCCggcacgtgtgcacacatgtgtgtgtcaGTGTGGATGCACCTGTGAAGGCATGTTCTTTCCTCACTGTCAAGCCCTCACTCAGTGCCCAGCTCTGGCTGTGCAAGGCTCATCAGGGTCCTGAGAGGTTGTGGACATTCAGGGAAGCCTGTGCTGTGGCTCAGTGTCCTCATTTTAGATGGTGGGTGGCCagtctgcccagccctgggccaggggaTTTGGGATTTCCTAGAGAGAAACCCAAGCCCCAGAAAGGGGAAGCGACTGCTGTGACTGGTGCACAGCCAGGAAGGGCCAGTGTCTGGCCTGGAACCTGCACTGTGAGCCCCAAACCTGCCCTCTGGCTAGTTCAGTGCCAACAGAGAGAGAAGCTGGAGGTCCCTGGTCCGGAGTGGCGTTAGTTCCTGCACCCTGACAGCACACCTAGCACCTGACTAACCACCTCTCCAGTGCTGGAGGCACCCTGACTCCTCCGGGAGCCCCCAGCCTTCCCACAGGAGGGTCTCTTCCTGGAAGCCCTTTCAGCCCCTCACACTGCGAGCTCCTACTTATCCTGTATGTTGGAGCCAGGCCAACGGGGGTTGCAATTTCTGTTGTAATAGGGCCATTGAACaattctaggcctcagttttctcatctgcaagatGGGCTGCTAGCACCTCTGCCACAGGGCTGCAGGGAGCAGCCAGCTGGTCATGCCTGAGACGCCCTTGGACGCAGGCAGCAtcgtgccccccaccccccgcccccgcgctgGGCTGAGAAGCTGGCGAAGGCCGCCAGGGGTGCCGCCCACAGTCTCAAAGCCCTCATTCCCGGCCCATTGTGCTTCCATTTTCTCcatgatggaggcagagactgtaGGCGAAGACTGTGGACTCCCTGCCAGGGCAGATGGGTGCCAGCACTGGAAGAGGGTCTGGAGGGGAGGGCCCTCGCTCCTTTGTCTCCGTAAGAGGCAGCTGGTGACTCAGGCTCCAGCtgcctgtgggagggaggggatgctgGGCCTCCTGAGGTCGTGAGGGAGTGGAGGACCCGGGTACGGGGAGCTGGGGCTCAGCTTCCCGTCCCAATTCCCCAATCACCCTctccccgccctgccctcccctcccaggcctcGGGGAGTCCTGCCCCAGACGTCACAGCTAATCCCACTGCCTGGAGTAACCCGTTAGTCACCATCTTCAGGACCCTCCAAAGGCCCCAGAGAACATGGAAGTCCGGAGCTGGCCACCAAGACAGTAGGACAGAAACGAATCCAGAGGACAGGGCTCGGCAAATGCCACACAGCTCGTCCACCTGGGACgtgcccgccctgccccgccctgccgGCCTGCGGGTTCCTGGGACGCAACTCCGAGATCAGCACCGAGCCCAGAACGCCAGGGGGAGGCGTCCTGCCCCACACCTTGCCCCAAAGTCCGGCCATGCTCTGCATCTGGGCCGCTCCAGCTCAGGGGGTGCATGGGGACCCGGACGCCAGGTGAGCTCGGAGAAGCTTGGAGAAGTGTAAAGTTAGCTCGTCTTCACAGCTCACCGGATTCCTCTATTTCCTCGCCCTCCCTCCGCCCTGCTACTAGCCTCTGGCCCCGCCCCTTTCTTGCCCCTCTGGGGCTTGGGGTCCCTCAGCCCCGCCTCTCTCCTGGACCCCGCCCCCGGGCCGCGTTTCTCGCAAGGACCTCGTCCAGTCCGGGTCAAGCACCTGGCGGTTGGCAATCGAGGTGCCGCCGGGGCTGTACCCGATTCTCTGCAGCTCAAAGGAGTGAAAAGACGCTCAGAAGTCCCCAGGGCGCTGGGACCCGTGTTGTGTTCCCCGGGCAGCCCCCCCAACCGTAAAGAGCCCTGGGAAAGGGCAGAGCCGGTTCGCAGGCTTCGTATCTTCCTGGCTTCTCTTCACTctccgtgtgaccttgggcagttgCTGCTACCGCACCCGGACCCGGGGTCAGCACCAGGCAGCGGGGCAGGGGCACAGGTTGGAGAGAGATCAGATCTCATCTCTGGGTGAGGAAGAGTTGGGCGCGATTCACCACAGCGGAGCAAACAGGAGCTCATTCCGCCCAGAGGAATGCCGGAGGGGCCTGGTGGCCTCTCagaggggacaggaaagggtgAGACAccagtggggctggaggagcaccCGGGTTCCCTGAGGGTGGCTGTGTGCAGGCGGCAGGCACCGCACAGCCTGTCCTGGGTCTCAGGTCCCGCTGctcaaccctccaccccaccccttgcccctgcaaccctcctgccccctctcctccaCACCTAGTCCCCTGGGGCAGGAATGCCATTGCTCTGCTCCCTCCCAGCAGGAAAACCGCCTTAGGATTCAGGACATATCTCCTATTCTTCAAAGCACTCCCCCCGGGGACGCTGAATtagttgccccccaccccctgcttggGACACTCCTTGACCCTGGAGGGGATCAATCACCCTGGCCCGTCACTGTGCCATGCTCTGTCTCTCCCATCAGACTAGGACCCaatggcagggcctggggctgacccagcaccagccagggtggccttGGCACAAGCAGGCAGGTCTGGGATCCAGTGTGATCTGGGGGCAGTAATGGATGAATGATGGGGTGGTAACTGCTCTGGGAAACTGACTTCCAGGGTGGGGGGGTTGCTGAAGGTTGGGAGCTCGGCAGGAAGTGTCTGTGTCCCAGGGAGGGAAGGTGGTGGAGGCACTCGTAGGTGGGACTAGGCATTCCTGCTTGCTGTTGACCCCTTTAATCTCCAACAGCTGGGTGGCCTGTGGGCTCCATTTTGAGGATAGGGATTCAGGTCCAGAGCGATTCCGCCAGCTTCTAAACGCAAGGGCTTCATGGGACAGCCCTCGCTGAGGCAGAGGGAGGTCAGGGGTCAGGTCCCTCCTTCCTGGTCTCACCAGCtgggccaccccacccccaggctgagCTCAGGActgcagggctgcagggcaggaAGTGAAAGTTGCCTGCAGGAAGCCCCAGGAGGAACTGAGACttcagccagcccctcccctgacCCTCCTTTAGGCCCTACGCACTggctcagggggtgggggggctgcttCCCTCGGTTCCCACCCCAAAGAGCAGTTCTTCCCGGGTCTATTTTGGATCCTCTTACTGCAAAAAGAGACCAGCTGGGGAGAGAAATCTTTGAGTAGTGATGAAGGCAAGGAGTAGAACCTGGAGTCAGTCCCTCAAGGAGGGCACCTGGGTCGATGACCCgcaaggggcaggggcaggggcaggagcctAGGTCTAGCCCAGCTCCGGTTCTGCTTAATATTTCTGGCCAGatcctttcatttctctgggcctctctTCTATCGGCAAGATGGGCCATATAATCCCTGTACGCGGACATGAACTGGTCCAGATTTGCAGAAAAGCAATTCAACCAACAGGGGCCTTTAAAAAGGTCAAAGCCTTTGGTAGCAACAACCCTTCTTctgggaaacagactcagacaaAGACTCATGTACAAGGAAgtgccaccacctccaccacaaCACACCGTGGTCCCCTTCCCCCGGGGCCAGCGGTCGAGGCCCCCAGGCGTGCCTGCAGCCAGTGCTCCTGCTGACCCCTATGTCTGCTGTTTTTTCCTACACAGACATACCTGTGATAAAggttaacttataaattaggcacagtaagaaattaatgataattaataataaaacagaatagactgtattaaaagttatgtgaatggggCCCCTTTCCAGTCTGTATGGGCTGACTTCTTTCTGGCACCGCATGATGCTGGGGGTTAGAACATGTTTTCTGTTCAtgtctctttttaagattttatttatttatttatttttagaaagggagggagggaaacagcgatgtgagagagaaatattgatcagttgcctctcatacccacCAGGTTGGGGAACAAAACCGTccctgactggggaatcaaaccgtcgccctttcggtttgtgggatgacgctcagccagctgagccacaccagccggggctccaTCCATATCTTTCACTCACAAAGGGAATGCTTTTGCCATCCTAGTGGACCACTTACCACGCACTGACAGCAAAACCAACAgggatttcttttccttccttcacaaTTTCATGGACAGATTTGTTCTTACTGTAGAGCTTAGAGGCTTCAGCATACAATCTTCCTTTCCTTATTAGAGaacttttaccttttcacttaaaggaaacacTTTAAGGCTTCTGC
This DNA window, taken from Desmodus rotundus isolate HL8 chromosome 3, HLdesRot8A.1, whole genome shotgun sequence, encodes the following:
- the SHISA8 gene encoding protein shisa-8, which produces MERASVRELRSGYCPRGLRLALGLLLFLARPPSGGAGAPEAEEAAAPSTAAPAGGDRCRGYYDVMGQWDPPFNCSSGAYSFCCGTCGYRFCCHDGPRRLDQSRCSNYDTPAWVQTGRPPARARDPVVPRDPGRERSHMAVYAVCGVAALLVLTGIGVRLGLEKAHSPRARRTVTRTLTELLKQPGPQEPLPPPLGSPLGTCVQVQMADGLPQGSPHNSTDKKLHNNVPLGSATLGPLRGPRLQGGGSRTLQAGYAKCATLKATALKPSEASQKNFYQNFPAPAPAPLTLPSRAPRPPEDLPALLDACPWAPPGYVPPSGPTPMGHCKAWTTSRLARPDPRGHLAAQVSPAPRRSGRPPRRQFSVEKLPEAFGTQPPGLYGCTGRAPGHLSTNSKAEVTV